The Streptomyces sp. NBC_00306 sequence GCCGAAGGCGGTCGAGTCCGCGATGAACGCCTTCTCCTCGGCGGCGGTGTCCGGGGTGGAGTCCATCCGGAACGCGGCCTCAGCCTGCTTGCTGTCCCGGCAGATCACGGCGGAGCTCTCCGCGACCCCGCGCGGATCGAAGCCGACCAGGTCGTAGCGCTCGTGCAGAGTCCCGAAACCTGCCGCCGCCTTCGGCAGCGCGGCGACGCCCGAGCCGCCGGGGCCGCCGAAGTTGAACAGCAGCGAGCCGATCCGTCGCGAGGAGTGCTTCGCCTCGGAGCGGATCACGGCGATGCCGATCGTGGCGCCTGCCGGCTTCCGGTAGTCGAGCGGTGCTTTGAGAGTGGCGCACTTCCACTCGCCGCCTGGAGCCTGCGCCGCGCTGCCGTCCGCCTGTTTCGGAGCCTTGCACCTCTTCCAGTCCGGCCTCTGGCCGGTGAGCGAGGCGGGCAGGCCGGCTCTCCCGGGGTCCGAGGCGGCCGGTGCGTCCGCGGACGGCCGCGCACCGTTCTTCCCGTCCGTCTTCCCGTCGCCCTCGCCCGAACCGCTGCCGCAGCCCGCAGCCGTCACGGCCAGCAGCAGCACCGCGGCGACCAGGGCCCCCACCCGTACCCGTTCGATCATGCGTGCCCCCCAGGCTCCGACAACGGATTTCGCCATCCTAGGCGGCGGCCCGCCGGCCCACGCGGGCCTGTGGACAACCCCGGAGGCCCGCCGGTCCGGGGCGCTTCTGGTGGGGTCCTAGCTGCACACCGTCCCTGAGGCGGGCGCCTTCCCCTGGAGGAGATAGGCGTCCACGGCCTTCTTCACACATGCGCTGTTGCTGTTGTACGCGCCGTGCCCCTCACCCCGGTACGTCAGCTCGATGCCCACGCCCTTGCCCAGCGCGTTCACCATCGCCCGCGCACCCTCGTACGGGGTCGCTGGGTCGCCGGTGTTGCCGATGACGACGATCGGCGCGGAACCGGGTGCGGAGACGTCCGGGTGGGTCCACTGGCCGGGCACCGGCCACTCGGTGCAGGCCATCATTCCCCAGCCCAGATAGTCACCGAACACGGCGGACGCCGTGCGGAACTCCGGCAGTGCGGCCTTCGTCCGGCCCAGCGAGTAACGCTCCTTGGAGTCCACGCAGTTGATGGCCGCGTTGGCCGCCTGGATGTTGCTGTAGTGGCCGTCGTCGCTGCGGCCGTTCATGGCGTCCGACAGTGCGAGCAGCAGCGCGCCGTCACCACCGTCGGCCTCGTCGAGCCCTTGTTCCAGCAGCTCCCAGTACTCCTTGGAGTACAGCGCCTGCGCGATGCCGTTCGTGGCCTGCGACTGCGTCAGCATCCGGTCCCCGCTGCCGGGAATCGGCTTCTTGTCGAGCCGCTGCTGCAGTTGAATGATCCCGTCCTCGACCTCTTTCACGGTCGAGCCGGGCAGCAGGCACTCGTCGCCGCGGTCCACGCAGTTCTTGGCGAAGTTGTCGAGCGCGAGCTGGAAGCCCTTGGCCTGGCCGAGCGAGCTCTGCTGCGAGTCCTTGGTCGGGTCGACCACGGCGTCGAAGACGGCCCGCCCGACGTTCTTGGGGAACAGATGCGCGTACACGCCGCCGAGTTCGGTGCCGTACGAGATCCCGAAGTAGTGCAGCTTGGCGTCGCCGAGCACCTGGCGCATCAGGTCCATGTCGCGCGCGGCGTTGACGGTGCCGACGTGGGGGAGTTCGTCGCCGGAGTTCTTCTCGCAGGCGCCCGCGAAGGATTTCAGGTTGTCCGTGAACGCTGTCACCTCGGCCGGGTCGTCGGGCGTCGAGTCCGAGGCGAAGTACGCGTCGAGCTGCTTGTCGTCCTCGCACTCCACGGGCACGCTGCGGCCGACGCCGCGCGGGTCGAAGCTCACCAGGTCGTAGCGGGTGCGCAGACTTGCGTAGTCCGTGGACGCGGGCGGCAGGGTGGCGACACCGGAACCTCCGGGTCCACCGAAGTTGAAGATCAGGGAGCCGATGCGGTTGTTCTGGTCGAGCGCGGTGGCACGGATCAGGGCGATCTCGATGGTCTCGCCGTCCGGCTCGGCGTAGTCGAGGGGCGCGTCCATGAAGGAGCACTCCCAGTTCGTGCCCCCGGGCAGCGGGGACGGCGCGGGTCCACCGCCCTCGGCCTCGGAGGGGGCAGGGCACTTCTGCCAGTCCAGCGTCTGGGAGGCGAGGTCCTTCGCCCCGGAGGAGCCGGTGTCCTTCTCCTTGTCACCGCCGTCGGAACAGCCGGCGACGAACAGCACGGCGAGGGACGCTGCGAGGGCGGCGGCGCGCAGGCCGGAAGAAGAGGTCGGCATGCGGCCATGGTGCTCCGCAACCCCCCACGCCGCCCGTGCGCAGGCCCAAGCGGGTGATTTTTCCGGGGAGGACGTGATGGCGACGATCGGGGGGTCACTTTTCACGGGTGCGCAGCCTTGTGGCCCTCACCCGTCGGGACTGACGCGCGCGAAGCGGGGCCAATTCCAGCCCGTCCGGCGTTTGAGGACACGGCCGCAGGCCGTGCCCCGTCCGCGACCGGCAGGCGCATACGGACCTTGCCCGTCAGGGGCTGACGCGCGCGAAGCGGGGCCAATCTCAGCCCGTCCGGCGCTTGAGGACACGGCCGCAGGCCGTGCCCCGCCCGCGACCGGCAGGCGCATACGGACCTTGCCCGTCAGGGGCTGACGCCTGCGAACAGGGCCAATCTCAGCCCGTCCGGCGCTTGAGGACACGGCCGCAGGCCGTGCCCCGCGCGCCACCGGCAGGCGCATACGGCCCTCGCCCGTCGGCGCTGACACATGCGAACGAGCGCAACCAACCCACCCGGCCGTCCGCCCAGGACAACACCGGCCGCCGGACGCCCCCGGCCTACAACGCTCCCTTGCGGGTCAGGTGGTTGAACGCGAACCACCCCGGCAGCACCGGCAACCACAGCGTCAGCATCCGGTACAGCAGCACCGCCGGTGCCGCGACCTCCTTCGGGACGCCCGCCACGATCAGACCGAAGGTGAGCGCGCCCTCGACCGCGCCGACACCACCGGGCGTCGGCGCCGCCGACCCGAGCGCGTTGCCCGCGAGGAAGACGACGGCGATGCTCGCGTAGCTCAGCGGCTGCGCGCCGTTGCCGAAGGCCCGGATCGACGCGTCCAGGCACATGACGAACACACCGGTCAGCAGCAGCATCCCGCCGATGCCGGTGATCAGCTTCATCGGCCGCTGGAGTACGTCGAGCATGCGCGGCACCACGCCCGCGAACAGCGACCGCAGCCGCGTCGAGACGAACTTCCGCAGGAACGGGATCGCGGTCACCACCAGCACCAGCACGGCGACCGTCAGCAGGCCCGCGATCACCGTCCTGGACGGGCTGAGCGAGGCCGTCTTCTCCGTGCCGGTGAGGTAGCCGAAGGACAGCAGCAGCAGGATGTGCGCACCGAGTCCGAACAGCTGGGACGCGCCGACACTCGCCACCGCGAGCCCCGGACGTACCCCCGAGCGCTGGAGGAAGCGGGTGTTGAGCGCGACGCCGCCGACCGCCGCCGGAGCGACGATCTTGACGAACGAACCGGCGACCTGGGCGACCACGGTCCGCAGGAAGGGCACCCGCTCGGGCACGAAGCCCAGCAGGCTCATCGCCGCAGCGATGTAGCTGAGGGCGGAGAAGGCGACCGCGGCCGCCACCCAGCCCCAGTGCGCCCGGCCGAACACGGTGCCGAAGTCGATGCCGGCGAGCTGCGAGAGCAGGAAGTACGCGGCCACCGCGCCGGCGATCATGCTGACGAGGGTGCGCGGCCGGATGCGTTCGAGGCGTACCGGTTCGACCGGCGCCTGCGGCCTGATCAGCAGCACCTGGCGGCGGATCTGGGAGAGCAGGTCCTCCTCGCGCACCTCGTCCATGGCTTCGTCCATGGCCCGCTTGTCGGCCTGCTTCTCCGCCCGCTCGGTCTTGCGCACCGCCTTGCGGTCGTCGGCCGCCGGCCCCTCGGCCGCTTCGGTACGGGCTCGTTTGGCGGCCGCGGAGGCTTCCAGCACGGCGTCCCGCTCCCGCTGCGAGCGCTCCCGCGCGAGTCTGCGCAGCGTCGCCCGGGTCGAGCGGCTCAGGGCGATCGGCTGGAGCAGCGGCAGACAGTCGGCGACCGTGTCGGGACCGAGGATCTCGACGGCGGTGGCCACCGCGCGCTCGGCACCCACCCGCAGTCCGATGGTGGTCAGCAACTGCGCGATGTCCATGCGCAGCACCATGTCGCCCGCCGCGATCTCGCCGCCGCGCAGATCGGTGATGATCACCTTGCCGGAACGATCCACCAGAATGGCGTCGCCGGTCAGCCTGCGGTGCGCGATACGGCGCGACATGAGGGCCTTCACCTGCCGCCAGGCGCCGCGCGCCACGTCGTCGGTGATCTCGTCGTCGTCCATGGCGTCCAGTGAGCGGCCGCCCAGGTGCTCGTACACGAGCATCACGGCATCGGGACCGAGCTCGGACGTGGCGATCAGCTTGGGGGCGTTGGCTCCGGCGGCGATGGCGGCGTAGGCGAGCAGCGCCTCCTGCTCCAGCGCCTGGCGCAGCGACGGGTTCGAGCGGCGGGTGGTGATGGAACGCAGTGTCAGCCGCCGCCACACCCGGTAGAAGAAGCCCTGTGCCTGCTGCTCGCGGTCGACGACGGTGACGTCGAGCGGCGCGCCCTCCTCCAGGGTCACCAGATACCGGCGGCCGCGGTCGCCCTGCTCGGCGGGGCTGCCGCCGATGGGACGCAGGGGGGAGGAGTCGGGGACGTCCTCGGCCCGCATCGCGTTGACCGGGCGGAAACCGACATGGCGTAGACCGGCCATCAACGTCTGGCCGGTCGGGCGGACGTTCGGTGAGCCGACCGCGTAGAGCGTTCCGTACGCGACGGTCCAGCCGAGCAGAACGGTCAGGATGATCGAGAAAGGCGTGGTGTACCCGGCGACCAGCATCGCGAAGGCGTCGAGCAGCAGCACCACCCACAGGACGACACGCCATCTGGGTCTGCGCGACATGCCGACCGCGGTCATATACGCGATGACGGGGGCGAGATACCCGTGCACCGGGTCGGTGAGCCCGCCGTCCGTCTGTGTCTGGGTGAGGGCGTCCTGGAGCGTGCCCGGCGCGCCCCTGGCGACCCAGAGGTCCGTGGCGAGCGTGACGCCGTGCGCGAGGACAGCCGCGAGGACACCGTCGGCGATCCGCAGTCCGTCCCGTTTGATCAGGCGCTCGATCGCGAAGGCGACCGGCACCAGCAGGACGGCGATGCTGGAGACGAGTCCGGCGATCTTGACCAGCAGGTCGGGTGCCTGGCCGGTGCCCTTGTTGATGTCCTGTTCGAGACCGGACGTGGTGCCGTGGGCGAAGGCGGCGACGGCGAGTACCACGGCGATCAGGAGGATGCCGATGAGCAGGCGCATCAGGTCGGAGGGGCGGTGCACACGGGCGGCGAGCAGCGGTTCGTCGCCGGAGACCCGGTCGATGCTGGCGACGTCGGTGACATCGCCGGCGGCGTCCGCCTTCGTCAGCGCGGTCTTCGCGCCCTCGGTGGTCTTCGCGCCGTCCGCGGTCTTCGCGCCGTCCGTGGTCTTCGAGGTTTCCTTCGCGCCTGCGGCGGACGACCCGCTCGCGGACCCGGTGGTGGCCTTGTCGCCGGCGGTCCGGCCGGAGTCCTGCGAGGCGGGCGGAACGGGTGCGTCCGGGCGCGACCCGGCATCAGGGGTGCTTGCTGCCTTGCCAGGCTGCACGCCCTGCTCCTCGGTCGTCTCGGTCTCTTCTTGATCTCGTATCACCAGTCACCGCCCGCACGATGGTGGCACGCCCCGCCGACAGAGGGGGGCATCAGGGTGTATTGCGGGGTCGGGAGGTGCGTGAGATACGTCCCTTTGCCGCCTGAAACACGCTCGGCACCCCATGCGCCCCTCGCCCTCCGCGCCCTGCGTTGTCGGTGGGGTGCGGCAGGATGGACCGGATGGAAGAGCTGCCGGAGTACGCGGAGCGGGTCCTGGAGGTCGCCGAGCTGATCCCGCCGGGCCGGGTCATGACGTACGGCGATGTCGCCGAGTGGCTCGGCGAGGGTGGCCCCCGCCAGGTCGGCAGGGTCATGGCGCTGTACGGCGGATCCGTGCCCTGGTGGCGTGTGGTCCGTGCCGACGGCATGCTGCTGCCCGGCCACGAGCTGCGCGCTCTCGCGCAGTACCGGACCGAGGGCACACCGCTCCGGGAAGCCCCACGCAGCGCCGAGGGGCATGTGCCGCGCCTCGACATGAGGCGCGCGCGGTGGGACGGCGGCGATGGCGACGGCGCTCACATATGACAGCTTCCGCCATCCGGCGTCCGGACGTGCGGTCCAAGGACTGTCCGGAGTACGTCGCGCACGGGGAGTATGCGCCGAATCCGGCGTTCTTCCGGTACACGCCGGACTCGCTGCGTCGCCGCCGCGCGCTGGCGTAGCGTCTCCAGGGCGCGGCACGAACCGCTCCATCAGCACCAGCACACCCACCAGGACCGGCGATCCACGTGAGCTCCTCCTCCACCACCGGGCGTACGCCGTACCCGCAACAGGTACGGCAGGGGGTCCCCCCACGCCCGCAGGGGCTCAGGGGGAGGACCCCGGGCGCCTACCGGCTGGTGCGTACCCCGCCGGGCGCCGCGGATCCCCCTCTCCTGGACGCAACCCAGCGGGCCGTGGTTGACCACGATCACGGTCCGCTGCTCGTTCTCGCTGGTCCGGGGACCGGGAAGACCACGACCCTGGTCGAGGCGGTCGCCGCGCGGGTGGCCAAGGGAGCCGATCCGGAACGCATCCTGGTGCTCACCTTCAGCCGCAGGGCCGCGGTCGAACTGCGGGACAGGATGGCGGTGCGGCTCGGCGGCGCACAGGGTCCGCAGGCCACGACGTTCCACTCCTTCTGCTACGCCCTGGTCCGCGCGCACCAGGACGCCGACCTGTTCTCCGAGCCGCTGCGCCTGCTGTCGGGTCCCGAACAGGACGTCGCCGTGCGCGAGCTGCTGGCGGGCCAGATCGACCTGGAGGGGGAGGGCCTGGCGCGGCATCAGTGGCCGGACGACCTGCGGGCGTGCCTGACGACGCGCGGCTTCGCCGACGAGGTCCGCGCGGTGCTGGCCCGCAGCCGCGAACTGGGCCTCGGACCGGACTCCCTGGCCCGCTTCGCCGCGCGCACCGGACGGCCCGACTGGCGGGCGGCGGCGTCCTTCCTCGCCGAGTACCTCGACGTCCTCGATATGCAGGGCGTCCTCGACTACGCGGAACTGGTGCACCGGGCGGTGCTGCTCGCGGAACGGACCGCCTCTCCGTACGACTTCCCGTACGACGCCGTGTTCGTCGACGAGTACCAGGACACCGACCCGTCCCAGGTGCGGTTGTTGCAGGCGCTGGCGGGCGGCGGCCGGACGCTGGTCGCGTTCGGCGACCCGGACCAGTCGATCTACGCGTTCCGCGGCGCGGACGTGAACGGCATCCTCGACTTCCCGGACGCGTTCCGGCACGCGGACGCCGGCCCCGCGGGGGTCGCGGTCCTCACGACCTCCCGCCGCAGCGGTGAGTCGCTGCTGGAGGCGACCCGGCTGCTGACCCGCCGGATGCCGCTGACGAGGCTGCCCTCCGACAAGGTGCGGGCGCACCGCGATCTGTCCGCCGTCCGTGAGGGCGGGACGGTGGAGGCGTACACCTTCCCGACGGCGTCCACGGAAGTGGAGAACATCGCGGACATCCTCCGCCGTGCCCATCTGGAGGACGGCGTCCCCTGGTCCGACATGGCGGTGCTGGTCCGTGCCGGTGACCGCACGATCCCCTCGATCCGGCGTGCCCTGACGTCGGCGGGCGTGCCTCTGGAAGTCGACGGCGCGGACGTCCCGCTGCGCCACGAGCCGGCGGTGTCGCCGCTGCTGACGGCACTGAGGGCGGTGGCGACGGCGGCCACCGCGCATCCGGCGGCGCGGCCCTCCGCCGGGACGGAGGCCGAGCAGTCGGAGGCGACGGGAGCGGGGACCCCGGAGGACGCCCCGGATGCGACGGGGGCGGTGACCCCGGAGGACGCCCCGGATGCGGCGGCCACGCCCGCGAACCCGGAGGACGGCCCGGACGCAGCAGACGCGATCACGCCCCCGGACGACGCCGACTCCGCCGACGCGCCTGATGACGCGGTCCCCCAGAGCTCGGGCGCCGCCCCCGCCCCCTGGCTCGACACCGAGACCGCCCTCACCCTTCTCGCCTCCCCCCTCGGCGGCATGGACGCCGCCGACCTCCGACGGCTCGGGCGAGCCCTGCGGGACGAGGAGCGCGCCGCCGGGAACAAGCTTCCGCCTCCCTCCGACCTCCTCCTCGCCCGCGCACTCGCCGAGCCGGAACACCTCGTCGCCCACGACCCCTCGTACGCCCGCGGTGCCCAGCGTCTCGGCGGTCTCCTGCGCACCGCACGTGAGCTGCTCGAAGGCGGCGGCACCGCCGAAGAGGCCCTCTGGGAGCTGTGGGACGGCACCCCCTGGCCCCAGCGTCTCGAACGCGCCGCCCTGCGCGGCGGTCCCGGCGGCCGCAACGCCGATCGCGACCTCGACGCCGTGTGCGCGCTCTTCGACACCGCGGCACGCGCCGAGGAACGCACCGGCGGCCGCGGCGCCCTCAACTTCATCGAGGAGATCGAGGCCCAGGACATAGCGGCCGACACGCTCTCGAAACGGGAAGTGCGGCCCGATGCCGTGCGTCTGATGACCGCGCACCGTTCCAAGGGCCTCGAATGGAGCCTCGTCGTCGTGGCCGGCGTCCAGGAGGGACTGTGGCCGGACCTCCGCCGCCGTGGCTCGCTCCTGGAGGCGGACCGCATCGGACGGGACGGTCTCGCCGAGCCGCTGACGCCGGGCGCCCTCCTCGCCGAGGAGCGCCGGCTCTTCTACGTGGCCGCCACCCGGGCCCGCGACCGGCTCGTCGTCACGGCGGTCAAGGCGCCCGCCGACGACGGAGATCAGCCCTCCCGGTTCCTGACCGAGCTCGGAGCCGAGCCGAAGGATGTCACCGGCCGTCCCCGCCGTCCCCTCGCCGTCTCCGCGCTTGTCGCCGAACTGCGTGCCACGACCGTCGACCCCGACGCGTCCCCCGCGCTGAGGGACGCTGCGGCCCGCAGGCTCGCCCGCCTCGCCGCCCTCGCCGACGACGAGGGGCAGCCGCTCGTCCCCGCCGCTCACCCCTACCGCTGGTGGGGCCTGTACGAGCCCACCCACAGCCGCCTCCCCCTGCGCGACCGCAACGAGCCGGTCACGCTCTCCGGAAGTGCCCTGGACCAGCTCGCCAACACCTGTGCCCTCCAGTGGTTCCTGGGCCGTGAGGTGAAGGCGGACGCTCCCGCCACCGCCGCCCAGGGATTCGGCAACGTCGTTCACGTACTCGCCGACGAGGTGGCCTCCGGGCGTACCCCCGCCGACCTCGCCGTCCTGATGGAGCGGCTCGATTCGGTCTGGGACGCGCTCGTCTTCGACGCACCCTGGAAGTCGCAGCAGGAGAAGCAGCACGCGCGCGTGGCCCTCGAACGGTTCCTGCGCTGGCATGTGATGGACCGCGGCGGCCGCGTCCCCGCCGCGACGGAACACGACTTCGACGTGACGCTGGAGGCCGGTGAGTACGAGGTACGCATCCGCGGTTCCATGGACCGCGTGGAGCAGGACGCCGAAGGGCGTGCGTACGTCGTCGACTTCAAGACCGGCAAGCAGACGCCCACCAAGGACGAGGTCGCCCACCACCCCCAACTCGCCGTGTACCAGCTCGCCGTGCGGGAGGGGGCGCTCGACGACGCCTTCGACGGCCGCCGACCCGAGCCCGGCGGTGCCGAACTCGTCCAGCTGCGGCAGGCGGCACCCAAGAAGGAGGGCGGCGAGGCCCTGCCCAGAATCCAGGCGCAGGAAGCGCTGACGGGGGAGTGGGTCGGCGACCTGCTCGCCACGGCCGCGGGCCGCGTCCTGGACGAGCGCTTCACCCCGTCCGCCGGGCAGCACTGCACCCACTGCGCGTTCCGCGCCTCGTGCAGTGCGCAGCCGGAAGGCCGCCAGACAGTCGAATGACGGGGTGTTGTGGCCCATGCCACACGATCCGCGTGCATCCATTGGCTGTCGGCAGGTGTCGCCCAAGGGGCGAGACATCAACGGGGTTCAGAGGAGAAGCAGATGGCGGCACGACGTACGTTCCTGGTTTCGGTAGCGGTCTGCGCGACCGTGATCGCCGGGCTGACGGGCTGTTCGAAGGACGGCGACGGCAAGAGCGACGGCAACGGGGGCGCGAAGAAGGAAGCCGCGGCCACGCCGAAGGCTCCGGTGGACCCCTTCGTCGGGCTCACCGCCGACAAGATCAGCGACAAGGCGATCGCCGCGACGAAGGCCGCCGGCTCGATGCGCATGGCCGGGCGGGTCAAGAGCGACGGTGAGGAAGGGGACATCGACGTCACGGCCGACTCCCAGGGCTCCTGCAAGGGCACGATGGGCCCTGACGGCAACTCTCTCGAGCTCGTCCAGCTGAACGAGGTCCTGTACATGAAGGGCGACGAGGACTTCTACCGGGCGCAGTTGACCGGGAGCGAGATGCCGAAGGCCGAGGCCGACGCCGCGGTGGAGTTGATGAAGGGCCGCTGGCTGAAGATGCCCGCGGAGTCCGCCGGCGAGATGGGGGGCGCCTGCGATGTGAAGACCATGATCAGCGACATGGACGAGGAGAAGTCGGACCGACAGGGCATGACCAAGGGCCCTGACGCCGACGTGAACGGCGTGCCCGCCGTGACCCTCGTGAAGAAGAAGACCGGCGGCGAGACGCTCACGATGTACGTGGCCAAGGAGGGCAAGCCCTACCTTCTCAAGGTCGTGGTGGTCGGTGGAGACGAGCCCGGCACGATGACGTTCTCCGACTACGACAAGCCGGTGAAGGTCACGGCCCCGCCGACCGACCAGGTCGTCGACCTGGACAAGCTGGACAAACTGGGCTGAGCGGAGCGGGCACCGGAACCGGCTCCGGTCCGGACGCCTGAGACTCGACGCCTGCGCGGCGCCCGGCAGGGGCCGAGGTCGGGAACCCGAGGCCTGATGCCTGATGCCTGACGGCTGATGCCTGACGGCTCCGGGCCCGGACGCCCGAGCCCGCGGAGAGCCGGTGGGGACCACTGCTGTCAGTGGTCCCCATTAGCCTCTCTGGAGTGAACGCCCGCATCACCGATCCCGAGCAGCTCAAGGAGCTCCTCGGCATC is a genomic window containing:
- a CDS encoding alpha/beta hydrolase, with amino-acid sequence MPTSSSGLRAAALAASLAVLFVAGCSDGGDKEKDTGSSGAKDLASQTLDWQKCPAPSEAEGGGPAPSPLPGGTNWECSFMDAPLDYAEPDGETIEIALIRATALDQNNRIGSLIFNFGGPGGSGVATLPPASTDYASLRTRYDLVSFDPRGVGRSVPVECEDDKQLDAYFASDSTPDDPAEVTAFTDNLKSFAGACEKNSGDELPHVGTVNAARDMDLMRQVLGDAKLHYFGISYGTELGGVYAHLFPKNVGRAVFDAVVDPTKDSQQSSLGQAKGFQLALDNFAKNCVDRGDECLLPGSTVKEVEDGIIQLQQRLDKKPIPGSGDRMLTQSQATNGIAQALYSKEYWELLEQGLDEADGGDGALLLALSDAMNGRSDDGHYSNIQAANAAINCVDSKERYSLGRTKAALPEFRTASAVFGDYLGWGMMACTEWPVPGQWTHPDVSAPGSAPIVVIGNTGDPATPYEGARAMVNALGKGVGIELTYRGEGHGAYNSNSACVKKAVDAYLLQGKAPASGTVCS
- a CDS encoding lysylphosphatidylglycerol synthase domain-containing protein gives rise to the protein MQPGKAASTPDAGSRPDAPVPPASQDSGRTAGDKATTGSASGSSAAGAKETSKTTDGAKTADGAKTTEGAKTALTKADAAGDVTDVASIDRVSGDEPLLAARVHRPSDLMRLLIGILLIAVVLAVAAFAHGTTSGLEQDINKGTGQAPDLLVKIAGLVSSIAVLLVPVAFAIERLIKRDGLRIADGVLAAVLAHGVTLATDLWVARGAPGTLQDALTQTQTDGGLTDPVHGYLAPVIAYMTAVGMSRRPRWRVVLWVVLLLDAFAMLVAGYTTPFSIILTVLLGWTVAYGTLYAVGSPNVRPTGQTLMAGLRHVGFRPVNAMRAEDVPDSSPLRPIGGSPAEQGDRGRRYLVTLEEGAPLDVTVVDREQQAQGFFYRVWRRLTLRSITTRRSNPSLRQALEQEALLAYAAIAAGANAPKLIATSELGPDAVMLVYEHLGGRSLDAMDDDEITDDVARGAWRQVKALMSRRIAHRRLTGDAILVDRSGKVIITDLRGGEIAAGDMVLRMDIAQLLTTIGLRVGAERAVATAVEILGPDTVADCLPLLQPIALSRSTRATLRRLARERSQRERDAVLEASAAAKRARTEAAEGPAADDRKAVRKTERAEKQADKRAMDEAMDEVREEDLLSQIRRQVLLIRPQAPVEPVRLERIRPRTLVSMIAGAVAAYFLLSQLAGIDFGTVFGRAHWGWVAAAVAFSALSYIAAAMSLLGFVPERVPFLRTVVAQVAGSFVKIVAPAAVGGVALNTRFLQRSGVRPGLAVASVGASQLFGLGAHILLLLSFGYLTGTEKTASLSPSRTVIAGLLTVAVLVLVVTAIPFLRKFVSTRLRSLFAGVVPRMLDVLQRPMKLITGIGGMLLLTGVFVMCLDASIRAFGNGAQPLSYASIAVVFLAGNALGSAAPTPGGVGAVEGALTFGLIVAGVPKEVAAPAVLLYRMLTLWLPVLPGWFAFNHLTRKGAL
- a CDS encoding MGMT family protein, which translates into the protein MDRMEELPEYAERVLEVAELIPPGRVMTYGDVAEWLGEGGPRQVGRVMALYGGSVPWWRVVRADGMLLPGHELRALAQYRTEGTPLREAPRSAEGHVPRLDMRRARWDGGDGDGAHI
- a CDS encoding ATP-dependent helicase, with the translated sequence MSSSSTTGRTPYPQQVRQGVPPRPQGLRGRTPGAYRLVRTPPGAADPPLLDATQRAVVDHDHGPLLVLAGPGTGKTTTLVEAVAARVAKGADPERILVLTFSRRAAVELRDRMAVRLGGAQGPQATTFHSFCYALVRAHQDADLFSEPLRLLSGPEQDVAVRELLAGQIDLEGEGLARHQWPDDLRACLTTRGFADEVRAVLARSRELGLGPDSLARFAARTGRPDWRAAASFLAEYLDVLDMQGVLDYAELVHRAVLLAERTASPYDFPYDAVFVDEYQDTDPSQVRLLQALAGGGRTLVAFGDPDQSIYAFRGADVNGILDFPDAFRHADAGPAGVAVLTTSRRSGESLLEATRLLTRRMPLTRLPSDKVRAHRDLSAVREGGTVEAYTFPTASTEVENIADILRRAHLEDGVPWSDMAVLVRAGDRTIPSIRRALTSAGVPLEVDGADVPLRHEPAVSPLLTALRAVATAATAHPAARPSAGTEAEQSEATGAGTPEDAPDATGAVTPEDAPDAAATPANPEDGPDAADAITPPDDADSADAPDDAVPQSSGAAPAPWLDTETALTLLASPLGGMDAADLRRLGRALRDEERAAGNKLPPPSDLLLARALAEPEHLVAHDPSYARGAQRLGGLLRTARELLEGGGTAEEALWELWDGTPWPQRLERAALRGGPGGRNADRDLDAVCALFDTAARAEERTGGRGALNFIEEIEAQDIAADTLSKREVRPDAVRLMTAHRSKGLEWSLVVVAGVQEGLWPDLRRRGSLLEADRIGRDGLAEPLTPGALLAEERRLFYVAATRARDRLVVTAVKAPADDGDQPSRFLTELGAEPKDVTGRPRRPLAVSALVAELRATTVDPDASPALRDAAARRLARLAALADDEGQPLVPAAHPYRWWGLYEPTHSRLPLRDRNEPVTLSGSALDQLANTCALQWFLGREVKADAPATAAQGFGNVVHVLADEVASGRTPADLAVLMERLDSVWDALVFDAPWKSQQEKQHARVALERFLRWHVMDRGGRVPAATEHDFDVTLEAGEYEVRIRGSMDRVEQDAEGRAYVVDFKTGKQTPTKDEVAHHPQLAVYQLAVREGALDDAFDGRRPEPGGAELVQLRQAAPKKEGGEALPRIQAQEALTGEWVGDLLATAAGRVLDERFTPSAGQHCTHCAFRASCSAQPEGRQTVE